The sequence AGATTTTTTTAAAGAAGTGCGGCGTCCCCCCGTCCTGAGTAGCAGTCGGATTTTAAGGGCATCGCAACCACCGAGCCTTGATTTGAGCCTGAAGATGCTCTACATCGGTCTTCAAGGTCTACTGAGTTCCCACCATGGTCAAAGCTCGCAACAAAGGTGATGAACGCCCGTCACTTATCGAGGCAGCGGGAGGTGATCTTCTGATGTCCAAGCAGATTGAGCCGCTTAAAGAAGAACAACTGGCGAAGCTTCGTCGACTTGCTACTTACGACGTCTCCACATACTCCGAGGCAAGGCCGCCGTTGGGTGTAACTACTGATGATGTCGTTAAGTGGATGAGTCACTGCGTTGCTTCCATTGTTTACAATGGAAGTAGGGATACGACGAACCGCTCAAACGTCAATCGAAATTGAACAGCTTTTTATTTCCTGATGCAAACTCCAGGGACGACCAAGTGGAGTTCTTCCTTGGCTTGCGGATCCGATCTATTTCGTTTGACAGAACCTATGCGCAGCAAGGGTTTTAAGGGGATAGTTGTTCGCGGTTGCGTAGTCAAAATCATACTGTTTAAAAATTTGGAGACCAATGAGAACTAAAAACAAACTAACTTATAGATGAACAAAAAATAAACTTTAGTTTTTTTATGTTAGATTAACTTGACAGAAATGAAGACATGCCTCCAGATTCATCCCGCGTGGCCCATCAATCAGGAGTCAAGTTATGCCCATCAAGCCTGGCCCGAAGCCGATCGCCCCATCAACCGGTAAGCCTGATCAACGTCGACGCGACAACAAAGATACGCCTGGAAACACGCCCGATCTCAAGCCACATAAACACAAAAAAGGAAGCTAAGGCTTGGCAGTGGGGAGGGGCTATCCATGTCCCCTCCCTCTTGTTAGGACCAGTCAACTGGCTAGGCTCTTTGTCCAGAAAACACTAAAGCGATGTGTTAGCTGGGTCTTGCTCACGGGTAGATGTGCGACTCTATCTGGGAGCCCACGACCATCGGCTGCGTCCATCTAGTCGAATGAACGCATCATCGGGGTGAAGGAAGACATTCTCGATTTGGATTGGCTCCAGGTTGAGCCTGCTGTAGTCTTCGAATCGAATTGACGAATCTTCTAGCTCATAGCCTTGGTTAGCCAGAACTACTCGATAAGCCGCGGCCAGTCCGAAGGTGTTCCGCAACTAGGTATCCGAGACCTGTGACCCGCCTAAGGCGGGCCTGCTGATGGAGCGCAGCTCCCAGGATTTAGGATGACGCTGCCGATTTTTTCTTTGCCTGAAATGGCCTGCATTCGGCGGCTAAAGGTAAGCTGTGCACCCTCTCCGACACCCGAGTGTGGGCCATGGATTCTCTTCGCCAAGGACGCTGCATCGCCAAAGCCCTTTCAACAGGCGCTTTGCTGTTGGGATTGGCCGCGTGCGCGGAACCTTCAAACGCCCATCAGGAGAAAACAATGCAGGATGTAAGCTCCGCTGACCTTAAGCGCGAACAGGACAGGGTTGCCGCCATCTCGGATGCTGCGCTTCCCCCTGGCTCATCACCTATGATGACGTGGAATGGCTACCCTGCTTTGCGGCCAGGTCCTGAGCTTTCTCCTCACCAGCTGCTGGAGCAAATCCAGGCACTGGCCAAGGCCATTCACAGTTACAGCGATTCCGACCCAAGCAGGGTAGAACGAGTGCTGGGGCTTGTATTGCCGCCCGACGCAAAGCAAGAGCGCAAAGGAGTGTCGGGGCGTGTCGGCAAGGGAAGCTATTCTTGGGCAGTCTGGAAGCCGTATCCGGAGAGCCCTGGCCATACCGTCGAGCTAACTTTAACGAGAGACGCCTGCTTGGTTTACGACGCTATCAGAGGCCCGCTGGAAGCCAGTGGCTTCCACGTTTACGTGCCCACCTTCGGCGACGACCAGCGGATCTCGTTTGACAAGGCCGTGGGTCCGTCCCTGGGCCTGTTCATCGCGGTGACGCCGGACCGTCGGGAATCGCCAACGTGCGCCACCGTGGTGAGCTTCGAGCTGGACCGCCGCGATGCTTGACCCCCGCATTGAGCGCATGCTCCAGGAAACCGAACGTCGGTCGGCCTTGCCCCCGTGGGCCGCTCAAAATCTTCGGGAGGCGGTTGAGTCCTCACCCTATCTGGTTGAGGTCATGACCAAGGCCATTGAACACGGCGATCTGAAGCACATCACCGTGTCAAAGACCCCCAACGAGGGGGGGCACTACAGCCACGACACGCGATCTATCAGCATCAACGCCGATATCTTTTTAAGGTCGAGGCCTGAAGAGCGCGTGGATCAGCTTACCGGCGTTCTGGGGCATGAAACCGGTCACGCCTTGATGGCCCGATCCAACGAAATCAGCACATACAAGCTGTCCTACCGAATCGACGAGGCGCTGAAAGAGGGTGCGCGCTACGGAGACGCCAACGTCGATGTCACTCCATTCGCAAAGGACTACATCCAGGCATCGCGTGAGAACGAAGCGTTCGCCGAACTGGTCTCAATGAATTCGGTCGCGAGCCGCGTCAAGCACCAGCGCCCCAATGCGAGTGAGGCCTACTTGCTGCGGCGGATGGATCCCACCACCCCCTGCGTGACCAACGGCCAATTAGAGCCGGGTATACGATTGGACAAGGATGGCATCCAGCATACGGACAACCGCATCGACAGCTCGGCGGTAAAATCCGTGGCGATTTGTCAGTTCGATCAGTCCGGCAAAAGCCTGGGCGCGTTAGGGCAGTCCGACTACAACGCCTTTTACTTGTCTTACGTCGTGTCCGCCGGAGCCGCCGTGTCCCGTGGCTTGGACCGGGCTTCCAGCCAGTCGATTCCGAGCCTGGGCCTCAACCTAAAAGAGCTCGGCAGCTCAGCGGAAGAAATCCAAGCGGCAGGAGTGTCCTTGGGTGGACAGGGCAAAGCCTTCGGGTTCGCCGATACCTCCGATGGACAGCTAAGGCCTGCGGAAGTGAGGCAGGTCGGAAAAGGGGGCGCCGGCCAACCGGACCTTGCACCCCAAGCCGTCTCCCGCGACCAAGTCGTGCTGGCCGACAACCCGGTGCACCCCGACCATCAGACCTATTCCCGCATCCACGACTGGGTCAAAGGCACGGGCAACTCGAACGAAGAAGAGACCAGGAACGTCTCGGCTGCGCTTTACAAGCAGCAGGTGGACGATCCGTTGCTCAAGCGAGTGGACAGGGTCACGGGAGGATTAGGGAACGATGGCGCTCAGAACGTCGTTGCGATCTATGCCCCGCACGGGGTGGACAAAGCGCCGCAGTTCCATGCCCACGTGGACGGCCGCGTAGCTGCTCAGGAGCCGTCCCAGCAGAACCTTCAGCAGGCAGAAACCATCAAGCAGGACCAGGTGCGTCAGCAGCAGATGGAACAGACCCAGCAACAGACGGCTCAGCAGGAACAAGGACCGCGGATGACGATGAGCGGTCCTTGAGAGCGCCCGCTGTTGAAGCTTGCTTGATGGGTTATCGAGTCAGTGCAGCGAGACCGCCCCGCCCTTCATATGGCTGATAAGCAAAGCCTTAAGCTCCGAGTCCTCCAGCATGTGCGCGCCGGTTGAAACGACGAGGTCCGCCACGCGTCGCCGTCGTTTCATCTCCTCACGCCTTGCGGCTTCCTTTATTTTCGCTTCGCGGCGCTGATTAGCTAAAAGCTCCTTCGCTTGCAACTGGGCCAGCCGTTCCGTGGCTCGAGCGATGCGGTCGTGGTAGTGGCTAGTGGCAGTCATGCGTTTCTCCTGTGGTCCAGTCTTTGAGTCAATCACGGAAAAGCACATCGTCAAGTTTCGAGCAGCTTCGAAAAATCGGAGCACTCAAAAGTCGTTCGACACTGAAAAACAAGGCTTGAAAGAAATAAGCAAGAGCGCACTGATGCAATGTCTTCGACATAGCGCGCGCAAAGGGCTCCGCCCCTTGGACCCCAAGCGCGGAGCGCTTGCGAAAATCAAAAGCCACGGCATAAAGAGAGCAACCTCATCCGGAGTTCTCCATGGCTATCTACCACTCGCGCGTCAAAGTTTTTAGTCGTTCCCGCGGCGACTCTGCCGTTGCTGCAGCCGCCTACCGGGCTGGCCTTCTTCTCATCGACCATCTCACTGGTCAGCGTCATGACTACCGTCGACGCGGTGGCGTGGTGACGTCCGAGTGCTTGGCCCCGCACGATGCTCCAGCATGGGCCCTCGTCCCGGCTGAGCTCTGGCCGAAAGCCGAGGAGGCGGAGAATCGCAAGAACTCGGTGGTGGCCCGCGAGTTCGAGGTGGCCTTGCCGCACGAACTCACTGATGAGCAACGGTCGGATCTCGCTGTGGCCATTGGGCAAGCCCTGGTTGCCCGCTATGGATTCGCCGTGCAGGCCAGCATCCACTCGCCGGGCTCCCGCGATGGGCTCAACCATCACGTGCACCTGCTGGCCACTACGCGCAGGCTGGCCCCCGAAGGCTTTACAGAGAAAACGAGGGAGCTGGACGGCGGAGCGTCGGGGAAGATTGAGATCGAGTGGATCCGCCAGACCATGGCTTCCACGATCAACGAGCATTTGGCCGCTGCGGGAATTGATGCGCGGGTCGACCACCGTCGCTTGGAAGTCCAGGCCGAAGAAGCTTTGGCTCGCGGCGATTGGGCCGAAGCCATGGTGCTGTCCCGGCAGCCCACAAAACACATGGGCAAGACAGCCACGGCATTGGCGCGCAAAGGCGTCATGACCGACCGTGCCGCCGAGAACGCGCGCATCGTTCGAGAAAATGAGGAGGCCTTCGAGCGGTTGCTCGCTCAAGCCAAGCAAGAGGGTAGGGCAACTCCGAACCCAACCGGCCATAGCCACGATCAGGCGCGGCGCGACCGTCGACGCCGGGCTGGTGCTACGAACGACCTTCAAACCGCTGTGCCTGGGTTGGAAATCCATGGTCTCCGCGGCATGCGCCTCTCGGACGCCCTGGGCCGGCCTGCGGAAGATGCAGAGATGCGACCCCTGCGCCCCATCAGTGAGCTGGTCACCGAGGCAGCTCGGAACCTGGCGGAGATCCTTTCGACCCGGCCCGACTTGGCGCTGACCACCACGCAGCGCCTGGTGAGGCTATGGACCGCGCATGCGGCGACCCTGCGCGACAGTGTCGATTTGCGCAGGTGGCTCAACGGGCTCGTCGAAGGGCTGGGTCGTCTGAAGCGGAGCGTGCTGAAGTTTGCTCAGCGGACCAGCGCCTTGGGGCGTGCCGAGAAGCTCTTCCACTTGGCCGAGCAAGCATGGGAGCAGTTCAACGGCGACCATCCTCGCCCCGATGGCGAGTGGGCCTCGCAAGAGTGGGAAAAACGGCGAGGGCGGCGTTTGGCCGTTCTGGAAAAGCGCACAGCCGAACTGGCCGCAGCCCGGGCGGCAGCTTCCGAGGAGCGCTGGAATGACTGCGAAAATGAAATTGAGCTGCGCACAGCTGAGGTGGAGCAGTGGAGCGAGGAAGTTCTTGCGAGTCCTGAGCTCGCAATCGCCAGCCGGTCTGTTGAGTCGGTCAAGGCCGCTCCTGCTGAGCCCAAGCCCTCCCCGATGCCAGCGCGGCAACCAACACGCCGTCGGCCACGCCCCTGATGGAATCAAAGCCCCGCAAGTGCGGGGCTTTTTCTTCTTCTGGGCCCTTAGTGCCGGGGACGAGGGCGGAGATCTATCCGCTCGATCCCAATAGGTTCCTTGGGACGGGGGACGTTGTCCTTTTCCTTGTTCTTCTTGCGCGCCTCTCGCCACTCTTCGACGGACGCCGGCATAGCCGGAACGAAGCTGCGTTCAACGACCGCTCGTTTGACGAGGATGGGGTTGGATGGAGCAATGGTCGATGCCTGCACTTGCCCGGCCGGCCCCGGCCCGCCGAGCCTCAGCAACTCGGCAGCCAAGTCGAGCGAGTATTGGATGTCCTCTACTTCGTTAGGGGGAAGGCGGGTCGTGCGCTGCTGAAGGAGGTGGCCGAGCAGGCGACTGGCGACCTGGATCTGCGTTTGGTGATGCATGGGTGCTCCTGTGTTGGGTGAGCACTCATCCAAGCAGGTAGCTTCTCTTGCGCAAGAGCTCGCTTGACGAGCTACTTCACAGATCCGAGAGCTACCTTCTCGGTAATTTTATAGAAGGTATTAGCTGACTTCTGCTGTCCATGAGGCAAATGGTAGGTCTCGCTGATTCATGGCTTGGAGGCGTCTTGTGCTCCGCTGAGTCAAAGGTTACTTGATGCCTGCATCGGTCCGGTCAGCGGCGAGCATCAGTAGGCACGAGAGCCGCTCTAAATTTCCTGCAAACGAGAAGACGGCCGCCGCACCAATCAGAACGCTCAAGCTTGCTGCCAAGACGAATAGATCCACATCTTAGAGCGTTCCCCAAACTGCCGCTTTTTCACCAGCTTCCCGCAGTTTGATTAGCACTGCGCAGACCGCTGATACAGCCACCCCCATCTGGGACCTTCTTGTCAGGATCTTAGCTCTAAGTTCCATTAATTTTGCATGCTCCCGGAGGCGTAAGGGATCGCATCGCGTCAATGTGGAAATCACACCCTGCTCAAGCAAGATGTTTTCGTCTACTTCCGCAGCAGCCAAACGATATTCAGCCTTCAGAGTCAGAAACACATCCAAGGTTTGAGCGAGTAACCACACCCAGAACGTCAACGCAACGATGGTCATCAAGACCGTCAGGACCGATCTCGTCGTTGTAACGCTTAGAAGTCCAATGATGCTAAGTCCCGCCGAAATCCCCATGGCAACTACAAGGGCTATGAGCAGATAGAAGGACCATCGCACGACCTCCGCAGCATTGGAGCGCTGTTTACTGGGCTTCTTGATCTTCGTCAGCAGCTCAGCCGTGCTGGGGATTGGCGCAAAAAGGCGATCGGTCATGCTCTGGCTCGTTTGGGATGTGTCCCGAACTGTGGCCGAGGGTTCTCTCATGAATTGAGACGCGAGGCCTCAGAGCGGCAGCCGTTTCCGCGACGGGTCTCAGGCAGCAGAAAAAGCAACTCAGGGCATCAAGCAGGCCAGTACCACTCCAAGTATTGGAGCTATCCGGGACCGCTAGGCTTGGCGGCACACGTTGACCAAATTGTAGCGAAATTGTTGCGACGCGCTGTTCGTCGGCCTCGTGCGCTTCTTAAAGTCCTTTCTGCACAAGTCTTTTGGGCTTTACGATCATCACACGCCAAGATTTCTTCATCAGCGGGGTGTGCTCGGGAACCCCGCTGCTGGGCTTGGATTTGTCTTTGGTGTCAGTGCTTTGCAAGAAAACGGCTTCCGAAGTCTGGACGCGGTGGGGGCGGGCAGGCGGTGGCGTGCAGGGCGTGCGGCACTGGCCTGCAGATGCTGCGCGGTGGCCGCGGTGGTCGGGTCGACCTGCGGGCAGACAAGTTTAAGCCGAGCAGGGCCAGGATCGCGATCCGCAGTGCGGCGGTTGAAGACTGATGCCTGTTGGTTGTCCGTTTTGACTTGTGTCTGCTCAACGCAAGAAAGGCCGACTGCTCACGCAGCCGACCTTCGTATTGCGCCAAATTTTGCTGAAGCGACGGCTTAGAACTCTTGCCAATCTGCGCCTGTGCTCGACGCGCTGGCCACAACCGCCTGCTTGGCCGGGCGCTTGATCGACGTCGCGGTGCCGTGTGGCGTGTGTCGGGTAACGCCAGTCGGCTTCTTGGGATGCAGCACGGTCGGTGCAGCGGAACGCACGACCGACGGGCGTTCGGCCTCGATCTTGAAGATCGACACCGCCTGCCTGAGCTGCACTGCCTGTTCTTCCATGGAGCGTGCGGCCGCAGTGGCTTCTTCCACCAACGCGGCATTCTGCTGCGTGGTTTCGTCCATTTGGGTGACCGTGAGGTTGACCTGTTCGATGCCGGCCGACTGCTCCTGCGAGGCGGCAGAAATCTCGCCCATGATGTCGGTAACGCGCTGCACGCTGGCGACGATCTCGGCCATGGTGGTGCCGGCGCTGTGCACCAGTGCGGAGCCTTCGGCCACGCGCTCGACCGAGTCGTCGATCAGGCTCTTGATTTCCTTGGCCGCAGCCGTGGAGCGTTGCGCAAGGGTGCGCACTTCGCTGGCGACCACCGCAAAACCGCGGCCTTGTTCGCCGGCGCGTGCCGCCTCGACCGCTGCGTTCAACGCCAGGATGTTGGTCTGGAAGGAGATGCCATCGATGACGCTGATGATGTCGGCGATCTTCTTGGACGAGGCTTCGATGCCGGTCATGGTGCCCACGACCTTGCTGACGATGTCGCCGCCCTGCGAGGCGACGCTGGCCGCACCGATTGCCAGCTGATTGGCCTGGCGCGCATGTTCGGCGTTCTGGCGCACGGTGGAGGTCAACTCTTCCATCGATGCCGCGGTTTCTTCCAGGTTGGCCGCTTGCTGTTCGGTGCGTTGCGACAAGTCCTGATTGCCGGCTGCAATCTCGCTGGCGGCCGAATTGATCGACACCGCCGAGTGCTGGATACGCCCGACAATCTCGGCCAGCTGTACGGCGGTGGCATTGGCGTCGTCGCGCATCTGTGCGAACACGCCGCGGAACTCGCCGCTCATGCGTGCGGTCAGATCCCCCGCAGCGATGGATTGCAACAACGACGATAGCGATTGCAGATTGCCATCGGCGGTGGCCATCAGCTGGTTGAGGCTGTCGACCATGATGTGGAAGTCGTACTGGAAGCGGTCGGCATCGCCGCGTGCGCTGAAGTCGCCGTTGGCGGCCGACAACGCCAGCTGCTTGATCTCGGCGTTCATCGCCGACAGGTTGGCCTTGACCTCGTTCATGGTCTGGGTCAATACGGCTTTTTCGCCGGGCAACGCATCCATGCTTTCGCTCAGATCGCCAATGGCGTAGCGGCCCATGATGCGCGCGAGCGTGGTCTGCACTGCCAGATGCGAGGCGACCAGGGTGTTGGTGTCCTGCGCCATGCGGCCGTAGTCGCCGGGAAATGCACTGGCATCGATGCGGAAGCTGATCTGCCCATCGTTGTGACGCTTGGCCATGTCGCCTTGGGCGCTGAGCAAGGCTTGCAGCTGTGTCTGCATGCCGCTCATGGCGCGCAGCAGGCGGCCGGTTTCGTCCTGCGCGTCGGTCTGCACCTGGTTGTCGAGCTGACCGTTGGCGATGGCCTCGGCTGCCTTGGTGGCGCGGGCCAGCGGATGGGTCAGGCTGCGCGTGATCAACCAGGCAAGCAGGCCGCTGATCGTGACCACGGCGACTCCGCCGATCAGCAACAGCAGCTTGGCGCGATTCATCGATTGCACTGCTTCCGCATAGGCCTGCTGACTTTGGTGCTCCTGCCGGCTCACCAGCTCACGGATCTTGTCCTGCCAGGCGGTATTAGCAAGGCGCGCCTTCTGGTTGAGCAGGGCCTGCGCAGGCGTGTTGTCATCCGCAGCTGCCAGGGTCATCACTTCGTCATTGATCTTGCCGGAGACCGCGCGCAGCGCGTCCATCTCCGCGCGAATCTTGCGGCCTTCTTCGGAGCTGGGAAGCGTGTCGAGCTTTGCGCGCAGATCCTTGTAGCGCTGGCGCTGCGTCTTGATCGTCTCCAGGGCCTGGTTGTCGAGTTCGGCACTGGTGGCCATCGCGTAGGTGCCCAGCGCGATCATGATCGACGAGTTGGCATCCAGCATCCCGTTGCCCATCTGGATCTTGGCCATGCGGTCGAGCACGATGAAATCCAGCTGTTTCTTCGCGCCGGCCATCGAATTCAAGCCGATGGCAACCAGCGAACCCGACAGCAGGATCAACAAGACGAATGCGGCGCCCAGGCGGCGGCCGACAGAATAGCGTTGCAGTAAGGCGGTCATGCGGCAGTCCCGAGTCCAGGGTTGGAAGATGCCGGTCAGACCATTCGTGTGAAGATCACATGAGGATCGGGTCGGCATGGTGGATAACGACGCGATGTCTGCAAACTTGATCCCGCCAAGATCCGTGGATTTAGCTCCGCGTCGCCGTTGTCAACTGGTCGGGAAACACCTGACTGGCAGACGCGGTGGGCGGGGTTGCAGACTGCTGACGTGGCAGCCTGCGGCAGCGGCGAGCTCAGTCGTCAGTGCACATAGTTGTGTCGGAGGCCGCGCTAGAGTCGCTGCCCACACCGACGTCCGACATGCACGCATGGATACCCAGAACCACGAATGGATGCAGGCCGTCACTGATGCGCTCAGCGACCTGCTGGCTGCGCGCGTTGCGCAGGCCACCTTGCTGGAGGCCATGCTGGTCTCGCATCCCGAGCCTGCCACGCTCAGAAAAGCCTGGGATGAATTGTCGTCCCAGCGCATTGTCGTCGTGGCGCAAAACAAGGCGACCGCGCAGGTGGAACGGCCGATGGATGGCTATACGCTGGAGCAATTCCAGGCGTGGGAAGAGAAGTTTCGCCGTTATTTTCCGCGCGATTTGAACCATTCATCGGACGATGCGCCAGGTTGATCAACGGCATACAGGGCAAGGTGATCAACTCCTGGCGCCCTTTACGGCAGTTGTTTGCGGTGAGTTACCGAAGGCGCCGTTTATGCGATTGCTTTGAAGACGCGGTCTTCTTGCTGGGCCTTTCCCGTACGACGTCTTAGAAAAGATTTTCTGGTGAGGCTGCTGTCATTGCTGGTAATGGGTGCTGTCACCGTGGGCGTTGCAGCTTCGCCGTTCGTGGTGTCAGCAAAAAGAAGTATCGCGATGGACAACTACTCTGTTGCTGGGCCTGCT comes from Xanthomonas vesicatoria ATCC 35937 and encodes:
- the mobQ gene encoding MobQ family relaxase — encoded protein: MAIYHSRVKVFSRSRGDSAVAAAAYRAGLLLIDHLTGQRHDYRRRGGVVTSECLAPHDAPAWALVPAELWPKAEEAENRKNSVVAREFEVALPHELTDEQRSDLAVAIGQALVARYGFAVQASIHSPGSRDGLNHHVHLLATTRRLAPEGFTEKTRELDGGASGKIEIEWIRQTMASTINEHLAAAGIDARVDHRRLEVQAEEALARGDWAEAMVLSRQPTKHMGKTATALARKGVMTDRAAENARIVRENEEAFERLLAQAKQEGRATPNPTGHSHDQARRDRRRRAGATNDLQTAVPGLEIHGLRGMRLSDALGRPAEDAEMRPLRPISELVTEAARNLAEILSTRPDLALTTTQRLVRLWTAHAATLRDSVDLRRWLNGLVEGLGRLKRSVLKFAQRTSALGRAEKLFHLAEQAWEQFNGDHPRPDGEWASQEWEKRRGRRLAVLEKRTAELAAARAAASEERWNDCENEIELRTAEVEQWSEEVLASPELAIASRSVESVKAAPAEPKPSPMPARQPTRRRPRP
- a CDS encoding methyl-accepting chemotaxis protein, with protein sequence MTALLQRYSVGRRLGAAFVLLILLSGSLVAIGLNSMAGAKKQLDFIVLDRMAKIQMGNGMLDANSSIMIALGTYAMATSAELDNQALETIKTQRQRYKDLRAKLDTLPSSEEGRKIRAEMDALRAVSGKINDEVMTLAAADDNTPAQALLNQKARLANTAWQDKIRELVSRQEHQSQQAYAEAVQSMNRAKLLLLIGGVAVVTISGLLAWLITRSLTHPLARATKAAEAIANGQLDNQVQTDAQDETGRLLRAMSGMQTQLQALLSAQGDMAKRHNDGQISFRIDASAFPGDYGRMAQDTNTLVASHLAVQTTLARIMGRYAIGDLSESMDALPGEKAVLTQTMNEVKANLSAMNAEIKQLALSAANGDFSARGDADRFQYDFHIMVDSLNQLMATADGNLQSLSSLLQSIAAGDLTARMSGEFRGVFAQMRDDANATAVQLAEIVGRIQHSAVSINSAASEIAAGNQDLSQRTEQQAANLEETAASMEELTSTVRQNAEHARQANQLAIGAASVASQGGDIVSKVVGTMTGIEASSKKIADIISVIDGISFQTNILALNAAVEAARAGEQGRGFAVVASEVRTLAQRSTAAAKEIKSLIDDSVERVAEGSALVHSAGTTMAEIVASVQRVTDIMGEISAASQEQSAGIEQVNLTVTQMDETTQQNAALVEEATAAARSMEEQAVQLRQAVSIFKIEAERPSVVRSAAPTVLHPKKPTGVTRHTPHGTATSIKRPAKQAVVASASSTGADWQEF